The following proteins are co-located in the Halorussus caseinilyticus genome:
- a CDS encoding FtsX-like permease family protein, translating to MSRRLARWSGLVGVALRRTATKATKTAPRQTAVSVLGVAIAVALMLVVTATGLGLVQGTTVRGDAVDYWVVPEGGGASTMVVSTASAQLGDVHDKSAALNDDRRIEYATPVQISVLKVSSGGASEYVLGVGVVPSPKLDRVAGLPTEALSSGDPYYANGSYHGEWTGEAVLSAGAAERLGANRSANLSVSGAVSGSGSRGLRVAAVESAAVESGLSGMPVMITHLSELQTITGAQSGDQADQLLVQSNAGGLRSALESRFPGATAVTRSGFTAQNSVDSDLPLAMGLAALLIAVVVGTLFVATTQGLQVEADSEQLAALTAIGFSRRARALLLVVQALALTLAGGALGIVLAYLTTAATNYAATRAIAPVPIADFHPLLVGYGFVVSALIGLLVAPYLLAMEGRTEGVAEVIR from the coding sequence GTGAGTCGCCGACTCGCGCGCTGGAGCGGTCTCGTCGGGGTCGCGCTCCGCCGAACCGCGACGAAGGCGACCAAGACCGCTCCGCGCCAGACCGCGGTCAGCGTCCTCGGGGTCGCCATCGCCGTCGCGCTGATGCTGGTCGTCACCGCGACGGGTCTCGGTCTGGTCCAAGGGACGACGGTCCGGGGTGACGCCGTGGACTACTGGGTCGTCCCGGAGGGGGGCGGCGCGTCCACGATGGTCGTCTCCACCGCGTCGGCCCAACTCGGTGACGTTCACGACAAGAGCGCCGCGCTCAACGACGACCGGCGAATCGAGTACGCGACCCCGGTCCAAATCTCGGTGCTGAAGGTCAGTTCCGGCGGCGCGAGCGAGTACGTCCTCGGCGTCGGTGTCGTCCCTTCGCCGAAACTCGACCGGGTGGCCGGACTCCCGACGGAGGCGCTCTCGTCTGGCGACCCCTACTACGCGAACGGAAGCTACCACGGCGAGTGGACCGGCGAGGCCGTCCTCTCGGCGGGCGCGGCAGAACGGTTGGGCGCGAACCGGTCGGCGAACCTCTCGGTCAGCGGGGCCGTCTCGGGGTCCGGGAGTCGCGGACTGCGGGTCGCGGCCGTCGAGAGCGCCGCCGTCGAGTCCGGACTGTCGGGGATGCCCGTCATGATAACGCACCTGAGCGAGTTGCAGACCATCACCGGCGCGCAGTCGGGCGACCAAGCCGACCAACTGCTAGTCCAGTCGAACGCGGGCGGACTCCGGTCGGCGCTCGAAAGCCGGTTCCCCGGGGCGACCGCGGTGACTCGTTCGGGGTTCACCGCTCAAAACTCGGTGGATTCGGACCTCCCGCTGGCGATGGGGCTGGCGGCCCTGCTCATCGCCGTCGTGGTCGGCACCCTGTTCGTGGCGACCACGCAGGGGTTGCAGGTCGAGGCCGACAGCGAGCAGTTGGCCGCCCTGACCGCAATCGGGTTCTCGCGGCGCGCGCGTGCGCTCTTGCTCGTCGTGCAGGCGCTCGCGCTCACGCTCGCGGGCGGCGCGCTCGGCATCGTGCTGGCGTATCTCACGACGGCGGCGACGAACTACGCCGCCACGCGAGCAATCGCGCCCGTGCCGATAGCTGACTTCCACCCCCTGCTGGTGGGCTACGGGTTCGTCGTCTCGGCGCTCATCGGCCTGCTGGTCGCGCCCTACCTGCTGGCGATGGAGGGTCGGACCGAAGGGGTCGCGGAGGTGATTCGGTGA
- a CDS encoding ABC transporter ATP-binding protein, translated as MDASTRTATEESDRREAVVECSEVTRRYERGGSGGGWFPFGDDADADRPTVTALEDVSLTIERGEFVGLSGPSGSGKSTLIHLLSGLDAPTGGTVTLAGEDVSDLSQKELTRLRLERVGIVFQRFHLLPSLSARANVALPLVERGMGKSARREEAADLLERVGLGDRQSHRPGEMSGGEQQRVAVARALAGDPFVVFADEPTGELDTDTGEVILDLLADLAEDRAVVLASHDEQALARTGRVIRLRDGRVTDA; from the coding sequence ATGGACGCGAGTACACGAACAGCGACGGAGGAATCGGACCGGAGAGAGGCGGTGGTCGAGTGTTCGGAGGTCACGCGGAGGTACGAGCGAGGGGGAAGCGGCGGCGGGTGGTTCCCGTTCGGCGACGACGCGGACGCGGACCGGCCGACCGTGACGGCGCTCGAAGACGTGTCGCTGACCATCGAACGCGGGGAGTTCGTCGGCCTGTCGGGACCGAGCGGGAGCGGCAAGTCCACGCTCATCCACCTGCTGTCGGGACTCGACGCGCCGACCGGCGGCACCGTCACGCTGGCGGGCGAGGACGTGTCGGACCTCTCACAGAAGGAACTCACCCGCCTGCGACTCGAACGGGTCGGCATCGTCTTCCAGCGGTTTCACCTGCTCCCGTCGCTGTCGGCGCGGGCGAACGTCGCGCTCCCGCTGGTCGAACGCGGGATGGGCAAGTCGGCGCGCCGCGAGGAGGCCGCGGACCTGCTCGAACGGGTCGGACTCGGCGACCGCCAAAGCCATCGCCCCGGCGAGATGTCCGGCGGCGAGCAACAGCGAGTCGCCGTCGCGCGCGCTCTCGCGGGCGACCCCTTCGTCGTGTTCGCCGACGAACCGACCGGCGAACTCGACACCGACACCGGCGAGGTCATCCTCGACTTGCTCGCGGACCTCGCCGAGGACCGCGCCGTCGTCCTCGCCTCGCACGACGAGCAAGCGCTCGCTCGGACCGGCCGAGTGATTCGCCTCCGCGACGGGCGGGTGACGGATGCCTGA
- a CDS encoding HalOD1 output domain-containing protein codes for MNAEDSSEILTADPDAGTYRVTYDYPSNPPSIAVPLAIAETTGCGLTDLEPLYDAEGVDPDALDDLFRPNASGIAPECRVTFGYHGYEVTVKSYGRIVIRSPAASSTTSHRR; via the coding sequence ATGAACGCCGAAGACAGCAGTGAGATACTCACTGCCGACCCCGACGCGGGCACGTATCGGGTGACGTACGACTACCCGTCGAACCCGCCGAGCATCGCCGTTCCGCTCGCTATCGCCGAGACGACCGGATGCGGACTGACCGACCTCGAACCGCTGTACGACGCCGAAGGGGTGGACCCGGACGCCTTGGACGACCTGTTCCGTCCGAACGCGAGCGGTATCGCGCCGGAGTGTCGTGTGACGTTCGGCTACCACGGCTACGAAGTCACGGTCAAGAGTTACGGCCGCATCGTCATCCGGTCCCCGGCGGCGTCGAGTACGACCTCCCATCGCCGCTGA
- a CDS encoding ABC transporter permease — MSRLRVAISVAAAQLRHDRARTVLAVVGIAVAVLSTTLLASLGYGVFETGQQKFDASGRDLWVTGGSLSEGPGGFGTSILDAHEVARDIESREQVQSAVPMAFRAVYVGNGSGEMQTLVGVGVPGGGPFVSIEEGPGFEQSDVHYAEGSYDGPMTNSVVIDSRTAEMFDVGVGDTLHVGGSAESARDHIFTVVGISPTFSSFLGAPTATVHLSELQEVTGTTGTDKATFVTVSLADGANRNAMEQTLQREYPDYTIRTNDEQMRSVLQHNAVVIAVGGALVFLSVVAGFALTLNVLSIVVFQQKEELAALTALGVSAKTLVGMVAAQGVLLGAVGGLVGVVATPPSVAALNFVAAEIVGFEGLVQAPGSVLALGAAIALVIGTLAAAVAGWRTLRTVGIDQLSR, encoded by the coding sequence ATGAGCAGACTCCGGGTCGCGATTTCGGTCGCGGCGGCCCAACTCCGGCACGACCGCGCTCGGACCGTCCTCGCGGTGGTCGGCATCGCGGTGGCGGTCCTCTCGACCACCCTGCTCGCCAGCCTCGGCTACGGCGTGTTCGAGACCGGCCAGCAGAAGTTCGACGCCTCGGGCCGGGACCTCTGGGTGACCGGCGGGTCGCTCTCGGAGGGACCCGGCGGGTTCGGCACGTCAATCCTCGACGCCCACGAGGTGGCCCGGGACATCGAGTCCCGCGAGCAGGTGCAGTCGGCGGTTCCGATGGCGTTCCGGGCCGTCTACGTCGGCAACGGTTCCGGAGAGATGCAGACGCTCGTCGGCGTGGGCGTCCCCGGCGGCGGCCCGTTCGTCAGCATCGAGGAGGGACCGGGCTTCGAGCAGTCCGACGTTCACTACGCCGAGGGGAGTTACGACGGACCGATGACCAACTCGGTCGTCATCGACTCCCGAACGGCCGAGATGTTCGACGTGGGCGTCGGCGACACGCTCCACGTCGGCGGGTCCGCCGAGAGCGCGCGCGACCACATCTTCACCGTGGTCGGCATCTCGCCGACGTTCTCCAGCTTTTTGGGCGCGCCCACCGCGACGGTCCACCTGAGCGAACTCCAAGAAGTCACCGGCACGACGGGCACCGACAAGGCGACGTTCGTCACCGTCTCGCTGGCCGACGGTGCGAACCGGAACGCGATGGAGCAGACGCTACAGCGAGAGTACCCCGACTACACGATTCGGACGAACGACGAGCAGATGCGCTCGGTCCTCCAGCACAACGCCGTCGTCATCGCGGTCGGCGGTGCGCTGGTGTTCCTCTCGGTGGTCGCGGGGTTCGCGCTCACGCTCAACGTCCTCTCCATCGTCGTGTTCCAGCAGAAGGAGGAACTCGCCGCGCTGACCGCGCTCGGAGTCTCCGCGAAGACGCTGGTCGGGATGGTCGCCGCCCAAGGCGTCCTGCTCGGCGCTGTCGGCGGACTGGTCGGCGTGGTCGCCACCCCGCCGTCGGTGGCCGCGCTGAACTTCGTCGCGGCCGAAATCGTCGGCTTCGAGGGACTGGTGCAGGCACCGGGGTCGGTGCTGGCTCTCGGCGCGGCCATCGCGCTGGTCATCGGGACGCTGGCGGCCGCAGTCGCTGGCTGGCGGACGCTCCGGACGGTCGGCATCGACCAACTCTCGCGGTAG